The following is a genomic window from Colletotrichum lupini chromosome 5, complete sequence.
AACTTCACCAGTCCCCGACCCTGTCCCGTTAGCTCGGCCTCTTGTCTGGTCTCTGTGCTTCTGCACTTCATCGTGAGCCTCTCAACTCAGCTCATTTGCTTCCCGACAGCCCAGCTAGACGACTGCCAGGCCCTTCTAAAGCCACCTCGATATGACCTGATCAACAACAGCTTTGCCCTCCAACCGGCCTACGCTAGCTATTCGGCTTGCTGAAAACAGCTGAATTTCATTCACCCCACATCTACCGGCGCCGCTCCGAACCATTCGACGACCATAGATTACTTTTTACAACTACCGGCCCAATCTTTTGGATGATGTCGATGTCTGTATACGAATCAATGAACGGACACCCCCCTCCCGGTATTCACCCTGTGGCCATGTCCCGTCCTCAAGTCGGTATTGAGCGCCTACCGACTCGGCGACTGAGCAATGAGCCTCGGGAGTCTATGAACTGCAAATCATGCCGCAAGCGCAAGGTGAGACAGCATGATGGCCTCTCAGCCTCGCCCAGAGCAAGGTCTTTCCCAAGACCATAGAGCCATTATCTAACTCAACGTAACCAATAGATCAAGTGCAACCGGCTACGCCCATCCTGTGAGGCCTGTCAAGTTTTCCAGTGCCCTTGCGTATACGGTGAGCCAATCTTTTACATGCTTATAGATAAAAAGATGAAACTGGGGAAGGTTTTAGGAGGCTGATGTGTTTTACGCTTGCTTTTAGATGCCGTACCCAAAAAGCGTGGGCCAAAGACGGATGTGTTGGAAGCACTGTTGAAGAGGGTCGATGGGCTGGAGGCAAAATTAAAAGAGAAGAATGCTGGAGAGCAGACCCCGACCACGCCGACTACCGCCGGAATCAAGGATGAAGAAACCTCACGAGCAGACGACATTCCCGACGATGACCCAAATCCCAAGCGTATAGCATTGGACACCAAAGTAGACGCTGACGAGTCTGCCGTTTACTCGCCAGCCCCGGCAAGGTAGGCCATGATGCTTGAGCAGGAATTTCTGGTGAATAGATTGACTGACTTTGCCAGTGAGCCTTCGCCACCTACCGTCCAACCCGACGCGTTGCTAGACACCTACTTCTCGCGGTTTCACTCCAAGCCCTATCACATCTTAGCCGAATCATCTGTCCGGCAACGACTTCAGCTAAACCAATTACCGAATTACTTAGTTCACGGGATCTACGCCGTTGCTGCAAGGTGAGTGTGAGCATCGCCAGCTCACTGAAGTTGCTGACCGGATCAATAGATACACACCACATCCTAGTGGATACCAGTCAGCTGTACATCTGAGTGAAGACTTCGCTTCGCGTGCCAGAGCAGAGATTGATACCGATGAGCCTTCGGTTGACGCGCTGCAGGCTCTACTCCTGCTGGTCATTGCCTTCACCGCAGCAGGAAAAGGCAAGAAGGCATATATGCTGATGAGTAAGTTAAGGGAATTAGGTACCATACTATATATTGAAATGCTAACATGATGCCCAGCAAATGCAGTTGGAATGGCAATGGCTCTCGAAACTCATCGCGAGATGGACAATAATGCACGCGTAACGCCAGTCGAACGAGAAATGAGGAGGAGACTTTTCTGGACTTGTTACTTGCTCGATCGTTTCCTGGCTTGCGGCTCCAAGCGTCCATCTCTCATCGGCGACAAGACCATCCTTCTCCGGCTTCCGTGTTGGTCACCAAACCCTTCGGTACCCCCGATCGACGGCGAATTTTTTCAGTCTGGGTCCAATCTGCAGTTTCTTCAGGGAAGCGGGAAGAAGTCTCAAGGTAGCACGGGGATGCTCATCGACATCAGCCGGATTCTTGGTATAACAAATCGCTACCTGGCTGCTGGAGGTGTCAAGGGTGACTCTCATTTTCCGTGGCACTCACTTTCAAATCTGTCAAAGATTCGTCAAGATTTGGACATTTGGGCTTCCGGCACCGAAGACGTTTTCTCAAGCCTCGACACGCTGTTCGGTCAACCCGATTCGACGATTCTGGTTTTAAGCAAGCTCATCTATCACCTCATTCACTGCCTCATCTACAGGCCGTTTCTCCCCATCGACCTCGCCGAGCTCGCAGGAACCGGTCAGCACCAATCTTGGCAAATTGAAGCAACAAACATGTGTTTTCTGCACGCGAACGCAATATCTGAACTTGTCGAACTTGGAAAGCAGACCGGCACAATCGAATGGCCGGCTTTCGTTGGCTATTGCATATGCACCGCTGGCACAGTTCACATCCACGGCGCTCACTACAACAAGAATGGCAATGGTGACTCGACTGTGTTCAGCATGTCAGCAGACTTTCTGTCCAGGGAGATGCAGCAACTGAGCGAGCTCCGGTACGCTTGGGCAAGTGTCCAGCATCAGAGGGAAACACTGCAAGGAATTTACAATGCTCATTCCGAACTTGTCAAAAGCCTTGCAAACAATCCGATGCGATATTCTCCGGCATTCCACCTCGAGGACTTTTTCGATCGCTACTCGAATATTGGCGGGCCCGGCGGCCAGACCTTCAACTTTGACGCGGCAAATTTGAGCCTTTCTGATGTGATTGTCGACTTCACCACAGACACCTACACGGGTCACGATCTTTACGCGCCTCGTGCCAATAGCATAAACGAGCCTGAGCGACCGAGTCTCAAGCGCAAGAACACAGCCCCATCTGGACGGAAGCGTCCAGATGCCAAAGTCCTCTCACCACTCAGCACGAGTCATATGGCGCGCCCTCATGGTCTGCCGACGCCTTCTCATGTCCGCCACTCCTTTTCACACCCAACCCCCACTATGGCATCTCATCCGTCACCGGGAATGCTGGCGACGCCCACATCTCTGCCTCCTCATCCCGAGACCATGGAGCACCCTCCAATGTCTGCCTCACACGGACAATACGACGAAACTGCGGCCAACAACGCGGCCgtggcggcagcggcggcggcaggctTTTCTCTTGGACCTCAGAGCCACCAGCAAGCCACCATGCCGTCGCTCTCTTCAAACTCCTTCTCTCCACAGTTCAGCTTTGCCACACCGGGGGCAAGTGGAAACAATGAGGTAGGGGGCAACTACAATGACCCCATGTTCGGTGGGCTGCCTACAAACGCATTTGGTAGTCCAGCCGCGTGGCATGGGGACGAAGGTGGAAACAAGGTATCCGGTGTCGCCGCGCCCAGTCCTGGAAACAAGAGCAACAACGGAAGCACTGGCACCGGCCCAGGTGAGGAGAAGGACCCATTCTTGAGCCTCCTGGAGCAACTTGCGGAGAATGAGCACCAATTCGCTCGGGGCCCAGGCAGTGAGCTTGACTTCTTTTTCGGTGGTACTGGAGCGTCGCACTAGGATTTTGTACGATTCAATGGTTTCATGTGGTTCCGACTTCTCAGTCAATGGCCGCGGTCATTCGTCCCGCACTACGATATCTCCTCATTTGAACGCGAATTTTCTTTTGGACATTGGGGTCAACATTCAGGGGCAAAGGTCATCATTTTAGAGATTTGGAAACAAAAAACAAAAGGCTCATGAGGATGGAAACGGCACTTCTGGGGGAGCTCTTGACGAAGGAATGATCTAGCATGCGTGGGAGTTTGGATCAGTTGTTTACTCGGGGGACGTGTAAGATGAATAATAGGCACGCAGAGTCCGATGCCTTTCTGGCTAAGAGTTTCTCTACTGAAAGAGAGAGTCTGCTGTTTCTAAAAGTAGGAGAGGGTTTGCCATTCTTGTTGGCAACTCAAAGGCCCTGTTGTGGCCCGCTTAGGCGTTTTGAGCCTTTTAGAGTTCGAGACTCGTCCAAGCATACGCTTATCAGAGCTTGTCACAAACAATTCAAACAAATTTACCAAAATTATCACAACTTCCGACATGGACTATCCAGCGTTTGACATCATTTATTTGCCGTACACCCTGAGGAATCAAATACCGACATGGCGCCGTTCTACGCCGTATGAACGCATCGGTATGATCCGATCGGACACCTGAGTTCCCGAACCACGGTTACCGCAAGTATGGCACTATTCCCCGAGATATCTTTTCTACGGCATCTACATTGCCAAGATTACGGATGTTGGTTCACGCATGGAGATGAACATCGCCAAGGGATTATGCGTGACTAGCTACCTTCGCTAACTCGAGAAGCAGTATCTACAGAAAGACATGCTGACTGTTGCTTGTATCTTGGCAGTTGTTCACTGTACAGGAAGCAACGGCCCTGTCCCTGATCTGAGAAACTAAGGCTTGGGATCTTGGGGCTAGTCCGGGGAAAGGGCTGTGCCGCGTGGTATAGATTCTAGTTGAGCCTCGGTCACCAAACACCGAGGTGCGTCGCTAACCCCATCCTTCCCAGTAAATGTGGCGCATGGCGGGGGAAGAACGAAAAGGAATGAGGGGAAATTGAGGGGAAGGCGAGGAGGTGTGGTCTCGTGTCGTCAGTGCTAGGTGAGAGGATGTACTCTTGTGTAACGGGTCAGATCAGCGAGAGCTTTCGATGCTTGTTGCCTTGTTGTAGACAAGCCACAGCCAAGCCCAAGCCAGCCTCGGTATTTGGCAGGCGGGACGGAACGTGTTTCGAGAGAAAGAAGGATGAATGGCACAGTCTGCGCCTTCATTTGCAGATCAGGGTTTCTTCTTTCCCTTTTTGCGTTGGGGAAGAAGAGGGTGTGTAGGGACGGTGCATGCGGCTCCGTGGTTACATGGCTCCTCGATTGAAGTGGATGGAAGGAAGGGGATGGCAGGGCAAATTGGCACAACGAATGAGACATAATCGGGGCCCTTCTGTGTGATTTTCTGTCTGTCTTTCTCTTCTGGTCACGGAGCACCGGGCCGTCGCATCTGAGGCCCTCAAAGTGGAAGGAAGGGAAGAAGCgacagcggcagcggcggcggcggtgacgAGAGCGGAGAAGGGAAGGGGGGGGATATAACACGGCTTTTTTATGGATGGTATGGGGTTTGGTAATGAGGTGGTATTGAGGTTGGGGTTAAGGACCACCCGGACGTGACCGGGAGTGCGGATACTCCGTACCTACATTCGAGAACGAGGTGGGATTGGCAGTGATCAGGGATCTGGGGCTTCTCAGGTGAGGTCAGCAAGAGGTGCCGTTGGGCCAGGCGAGGTAGTATTCGTGCTAAAGCGAGAACGAGGGGGAAAGCTGCAAGATAATAATGCGGGGAAGAGAAATAGAAGAAGAAACAATGGTTCCAAGACGGCTTCGTTCTCTGTTGGGTTTAGCGCTCGTGACTGGGATGTCTGTTCAGCTGAGAGGGTGAGGAGGCATTTGAAGGGTGCTTTGATATGATGATCGTCTTATAGAAGGATCGATAGGATGAAGCATTAAGGTCGCAGGTGTGTTGCTTAGCGAGGGCCAGCCAGCGTACCGGAGAAATATAGAATCGGAAGGGTGGAAAAGGACATCGCTGACGGCTGGTGGTCGTAGTGTGGTTGATGTTGGTTTTCCGTGGGTTGAGTAACCTCCGGAGGTTGGGCGGGAGGTATCACCCGCATGATCGGCAGCGCGCCTCGCGCATGATGGGTAAGGCGACCCCTTTTGCTGAGAAGGGCTTGAGGATGTTGGTTCCGGAGGTTGTTCATCCTTTGGAATGCCCGGGATTGAAGGTTGTACGACGTGATGCTACATTGTGGGGTTTGCGGGGGAAAGCTACAGTCGGAAGGGGAATAATATGGATTTGGGTGAGGTTGATTGGGATATTAGGTGGCGACGAGGTGTCTGTCGTGATGTGATAGCACTAATTGGTTGATAGTTCGTTGCTTGGTGTGGCAGATACTATAGTTGGTGACCGTACCTAGAGTGTTCTAGGCCCTGGTTGTAAGATTCCAGTAAATTGTCCGAGACTTGACAGCTTGACGTACTCTAGAGATCCTATAGAAGACTGCTTGAACGTTATGCCGCTGATACGCGATGTTAGAATGGCTCTCGTATCTCTGGTAAGGAGAGGAGGATTCATAGCCAATGGTCGTTCCTTGATTCGGTCCTATAGAAGAGAGAACCACGACCATATTGGAGAGTCAAGAGCCGTGGTTTCCCGGAAGAGGGAAATTTCGCCCTCTTCTGCATCTCTCAACTGAACAAGCTCCCAGAGTTGCTCAGTTGATGGAGGAGCATGGTCATATAAGTGAGAGTCTATTGACAACTCGACTTGAATACTTTGGTCTTCCCGCAGATTTGCGCAGCGTTCTTGAGACGCAGCTGGAAAAATTTCCTTACTCAGGCACACTG
Proteins encoded in this region:
- a CDS encoding fungal specific transcription factor domain-containing protein, whose product is MSVYESMNGHPPPGIHPVAMSRPQVGIERLPTRRLSNEPRESMNCKSCRKRKIKCNRLRPSCEACQVFQCPCVYDAVPKKRGPKTDVLEALLKRVDGLEAKLKEKNAGEQTPTTPTTAGIKDEETSRADDIPDDDPNPKRIALDTKVDADESAVYSPAPASEPSPPTVQPDALLDTYFSRFHSKPYHILAESSVRQRLQLNQLPNYLVHGIYAVAARYTPHPSGYQSAVHLSEDFASRARAEIDTDEPSVDALQALLLLVIAFTAAGKGKKAYMLMTNAVGMAMALETHREMDNNARVTPVEREMRRRLFWTCYLLDRFLACGSKRPSLIGDKTILLRLPCWSPNPSVPPIDGEFFQSGSNLQFLQGSGKKSQGSTGMLIDISRILGITNRYLAAGGVKGDSHFPWHSLSNLSKIRQDLDIWASGTEDVFSSLDTLFGQPDSTILVLSKLIYHLIHCLIYRPFLPIDLAELAGTGQHQSWQIEATNMCFLHANAISELVELGKQTGTIEWPAFVGYCICTAGTVHIHGAHYNKNGNGDSTVFSMSADFLSREMQQLSELRYAWASVQHQRETLQGIYNAHSELVKSLANNPMRYSPAFHLEDFFDRYSNIGGPGGQTFNFDAANLSLSDVIVDFTTDTYTGHDLYAPRANSINEPERPSLKRKNTAPSGRKRPDAKVLSPLSTSHMARPHGLPTPSHVRHSFSHPTPTMASHPSPGMLATPTSLPPHPETMEHPPMSASHGQYDETAANNAAVAAAAAAGFSLGPQSHQQATMPSLSSNSFSPQFSFATPGASGNNEVGGNYNDPMFGGLPTNAFGSPAAWHGDEGGNKVSGVAAPSPGNKSNNGSTGTGPGEEKDPFLSLLEQLAENEHQFARGPGSELDFFFGVNGRGHSSRTTISPHLNANFLLDIGVNIQGQSMRGSLDQLFTRGTCKMNNRHAESDAFLAKSFSTERESPVVARLGVLSLLEFETRPSIRLSELVTNNSNKFTKIITTSDMDYPAFDIIYLPYTLRNQIPTWRRSTPYERIVPEPRLPQVWHYSPRYLFYGIYIAKITDVGSRMEMNIAKGLCYLQKDMLTVACILAVVHCTGSNGPVPDLRN